CCTGTGGGGCGGGAGCCTCTTCACCCGCAGTGCCTGGGAAGCCCTGAAACACCAGGAAGCCAACATGATGACCCTGATCGCCCTGGGCATCTGGGTGAGTTACCTGTACTCGGTGGCCGCCACCTTCCTCTTCAAAGGAGAAGTTTTCTATGAAGCGGCAGCGATGCTCACCACCTTCTCGATTGCGGGGCACTGGCTGGAGATGCGGGCACGTTTCTCCACCGGGAAGGCCGTGGAGGCCCTGCTCAATCTTGTTCCAGAAACCGCCCGGGTGGTCAGAGGCCACCAGGAATTCACCGTGCCCCTCTCTGAAGTGAAACCCGGAAACACCCTGGTGGTGAAACCCGGGGACCGCATCCCGGTGGACGGTCAGGTCACATCGGGTGAGAGTTACGTCGATGAAAGCATGATCACCGGTGAACCCGTTCCAGTGCTGAAAAAGGGTGGGGACACCGTGGCGGGTGGGACGGTCAACAAGGACGGCTCATTCCACATGCAGGCCCAGAAGGTGGGTTCGGACACCGCCCTCGCGAACATCGTGCGGATGGTGCAGGATGCGCAGGGCAGCCATGCCCCGGCACAGCGGCTTGCGGACACTGCCGGGCGGTACCTGGTGTACGTGGCGCTCCTGGCAGGACTCATCACCTTTACCGTGTGGATGCTCCTCACCGGAAACGTGGTGTTTGCCCTCACTGCTGCAGTGTCAACGATCGTGATCACCTGTCCAGACGCACTTGCCCTCGCCACCCCCACCGCCATCACCGTCGGGATGGGCAGGGCAGCCAGAGAAGGGGTGCTCTTCAAGACGGCCACCCACCTGGAGAACACCGCCACACTCAACACCGTGGTCTTCGACAAGACCGGGACCCTCACTGAAGGAAAACCCTCCCTCACCCGGGTGGTGGCCCTGAAAGGCAGTGAAGACGAGGTGCTTCGCCTGGCAGCCAGTGTGGATCAGCACAGCGACCACCCCCTCGCCAGGGCCATTGTGGAAGGGGCACAGGCAAAAAACCTCCCCCTGCTTGAAGCTTCAGGCTTCCAGAACATCTCCGGGTTTGGGGTGGAGGCCCGGCTGGAAGGAGGGACCGTGCGGGTGGGGAACGTGGATTTGATGCTGCGGGCAAGCATCCCCCTGCAAAACACCGCCCGGATGGCCGAGGAAGCTTCCTTGCAGGGTGAGACGGTGATGTACGTGGCAAGAGGACAGCATCTCATCGGGCTCCTTGGGGTGTCCGATCAGGTGCGCCCCGAAGCAAGAAGGGCCGTGCAGGAACTGCACCGTCTGGGCATCAAAACCGTGATGCTCACCGGGGACAGCGAGCACACCGCCCGGGCAGTGGCGAGGCAGGTCGGGATCGATCAGGTGATCGCCGGAGTGAAGCCTGACCAGAAGCGGGGCCGAATTCAGGATTTGCTGCACAAAGACCGGAAGGTCGCCATGGTGGGGGACGGCATCAATGACGCACCTGCCCTTGCCACCGCCACAGTTGGGATCGCCATTGGGACCGGGACGGACGTGGCCATCGAGACCGCCGGGGTGGTGCTCTTGCAAGACAATCCAGCAGCGGTGCCTGTGGCCATCCGCCTGGCCAGGGCAGTGAAAGGCAAGATTGTGCAAAACCTCTTCTGGGCCGCCATCTACAACGTGCTGGCCATCCCGGTGGCTGCAGGGGTGCTCTACCCCTCCCTGGGCCTCCTCCTGAAGCCTGAGTGGGCAGCCCTCCTGATGAGCATCTCCACCGTCACGGTCACCCTCAACGCCATTTCACTGAACAGGGTGCAGATCAAGAAGGCCTGACCCGCAAGAAAATGAAGGCACCCTGCAGAGGGTGCCTCTTTTGCATCTGACCCCTCAACTGGAAGTGGTTTTCAGTCCCATCATGGCGACCAGCAAGACCACAATGCACCCCACCCGGGCAGCAGAAAGGGCTTCACCAAAAAACACCCAGCCGACCAGCACGGTGCCTGCCGCACCCAGACCCGTCCAGATCAGGTACGCGGTGCCCAGTGGAACATGCCTCAAGGCCCGGGACAGCAGGTGAAAACTCAGGTAGGCGGCCAGCATGGCCAGACCTTCCCTCCAGGAGAGCACCAGGGGGTGCCTGGGGGGGTGCAGGCTGGACAGTTTCAGGGCCACCGTGAACACCACCTCCAGCACCCCGGCCAGGGCCAGATCCAGCCAGGCCCTGTTCATGGCAACAGCCTCAGGCCGACCAGTGCGGTGGCTGCCAGCAAAAGAAAGAAAACCCGGCGACCCCTGCAGCGTTCACCGAACCACAAGGTGCCCACCAGGGTGGTGCCCACGGCTCCCACCCCGGTCCACACGGCGTACGCGGTGCCCATCGGCAATTTCTGCAGGGTGTGGGCCATCAAAAGCACACTGCACAGCATGAAAAGGTAGAACAGCACTGTCGGAATCAGGTGCTTTTGCCCGTCTGAAAGTTTGAGGAAGGTGGTGGCGAGGGTCTCCAGAACCCCGGCCAGCATCAATTGCATCCATGCCATGTGTCCTCCAGGTGGGTCATGGCCCACCAGCCCACACTCTAAAAAAGCCCCGTGACGTCTTGACGACTGATGAAAGGCATTTCTGTGACCGCTAAGATGTGGGGCGTGAAGGTCCTGATCATTGACGATGAACAAAAATTGGGCGGTTTGCTCGCTGAAAACCTGCAGGAATTCGGGCTTGAAGTGAAAGTGTGGCCCACCGGGGAAGGTGCCCTGGAACAGTTTCACCTGTTCAAACCAGATCTGGTGGTGCTGGATGTGATGCTGCCCGGTGTGGATGGTTTCACCCTGTGCCGCAAGATCCGGCAGGAGAGCCTCACCCCGATCATCATGCTGACCTCCAGAAGCGCGGAGAATGACCGCATTGTGGGACTGGAGCTCGGAGCGGACGATTACGTGGTGAAACCTTTCTCCCTCCGGGAACTGGTGGCCCGGGTGCGCACGCAACTCAGAAGACAAGAAGCCCTGCGGCAGGTGCAGGCTTCACCGGGCAGGAGGCTCAGTGTGCTGGACTGCACCGTGGACCTCGATGGGCGCACTGTGCAGGTGAAGGGTGCGCCTGTGGAGGTGACCCGAAGGGAGTTCGAGTTGCTGCACTGCCTGATGGAGCACCCCGGACGGGTGTTCACCCGCAACCAGTTGATCGAGCGGGTGTGGGGCGGGCAGTTTGAAGGTTTTGACCGCAGTGTCGACGCTCTGGTGAGGCGCCTCAAAGAGCACCTCGGCAAAGGCGCCCTGCTGTCCGGTGCGATTGTGGCGGTGCGCGGCGTGGGGTACAAACTCCAGCCATGAAACTGCGGCCACCCCACCCTTCAGAGGGCAGGTTCTCCCTGAGGGACTCCCTGCTCAGGTCCTTTCTGAAAGTGAACCTCACCTTGCTGGGGGTGCTTTTCCTCTTGTTGAGCCTGCCCCCGCTGGGCCAGCGTCTCTTTGCGGAGTCCAGCGAAGCACACCTGAAACGCCTGATGAAAGAGGCCCGTCCTATCGTGCAGGTGTTGCGGGAACTTCCCAGAAAGCAGCAAATGCAGGTGCTGGAGTGGCTGGAACCCAACCAGTTGAGCCTGGACCAGAGGTCACGCGGCTCCAGGGAACTCAGCATGGACATCTACAGCATCGATGTCTCGTTCTTTGCTGGGCAGGACCAGGTGAGCCTGCTGGAAGATGGCAAGGTGGTGTGGAGCCAGCTCCTCACGCCCGGAGATGCCCCTGCAGGCTGGCCTGGGCAGATGCAGCAAGGGAATGCCATCAGCACCGTGAACCTCTCAGCCTGGCGTGAACGCATCAAAAACATGCCCGACTGGCTGCTGAACTGCAGCGCGGGACACACCTGGATCACCCCTCTGGGAGAAGGCCGGCACCTGGCCATCACCACCTTGCATGTGCGCAAGGAATGGCTGGGGATCAGTTCGGTGGTGATGTACCTGCTGGTGTTGCTGGGCTGGTTCATCCTGATGGCCCTCCCGGCCACCCTGGGGGCACTGCTGGTGTCGGGTTTCTTTGCGCGCCGTGAAGCCAGAACCCTCAGTCGGCCCATCGAGGACCTCTCAAATGCGGCCCAGAAGATGGCCTCTGGAGATCTGCATTTGCAGGTGCCGCTTTCCGGACCTGCAGAATTGCGGCAACTGGGTCACGACCTCTCTTCACTGGGGGAAAGCCTGTCTTGCACCCTGCAGGACCTGCAAAACACCCTCGGGCAGCAGCGGGCGTTTCTGCAGGACATCTCCCATGATCTGCGCACCCCCCTCAGTCACGTGCTGGCCTTCAGCGAGGACCTCAGTGACCGTCTGGAGGGGAGCCCTCTGGAGCAGAAAATCACCATCATCCACCACGAGGCACAGGCCCTTCAGCGCATGCTGGATGACCTGTTTGACCTGATGCGCATGGAAAGCCCTGCCTTTCGTCTGCACCTCGAAACCCTGAATGTGGGGGAGGTCGTGCAACACTCTGTGGAAGCGTTTCACCAGCAGGCCAGGGGCCAGGGGGTGGGCCTGCATGCGAAGCTGCCTGAGGGTCCGGTGCTGCTGCACCTCGACCGGGTGCGTTTGCAGCAGGTGCTGGGTCACCTGCTGTCCAACAGTTTGCAGCACACCCCCGAAAAAGGCCACATCACCGTGACCCTCTCTGAACAAGACAGATGGGTGACCTTGATGGTGCGAGACACTGGACGGGGCATTCCTGCAGAGCACCTCCCCCATGTGTTTGAACGTTTCTACCGGGCAGAGCCTGCAGCAGGCGGACGGCATGCAGGACTTGGCCTCACCCTGTGCCAGCAGCTCGTGCAGCAGATGGGTGGCACCGTTTCCCTGAAAAGCACCCCTGGAGCGGGCACCGAGGTGACGGTCAACTTCCCTGCAGCCCGCATGAAAGAAGTCTTCACAGGGACGCGCCAGCAACCATCAGACCCACCTCCTTCTGGGTGACCACCTCAGCCTGCCAGCAAAAGCTGGTGCACTGAACTGGTGTCATTTCACATAAAGATGGCATGTTAAACTGACCATTGATCCTTTCAGGTCAAACGCAATCATAGGAGAAGTCATGAAATCAATGCAAGTGTATGTTCTGGTGTCCTCTGTGCTCGCCCTCGCCGCTTGCAATCCCACCACACCTGCAGGCCCAGCAACTTCCGTGGTGGTGAGTGAAGCACCCGGATTCAAAATCAATGCACAAACCCAGTTGACCGCAACCCTCAAAGACAAAGACGGCAAGGTCACCTCCGGGAACGTCACCTGGACCTCCAGCAACCCGGATGTTGCTGTGGTGGACGGCCAGGGCAGGGTCACCGCCAAAAACTTCGGCACCGTCAAAATCACCGCCACCGTCAATGGAATCAGTGACAGCACCAACGACACCAAAACCTACGGTCTGCGCGTCCTTGGTGGCAGCAGCAACACCGGACAGACCGCCTTCATGTACAAATTCCGCACCCGTACTGGACAGAAGCCTGCGAACCCGACGGCACCCTATCGCATCGATGGACCCGCAAGCTGGGATGATGGCGTCTTCACCAGCAACCTGACCCTCAACAATGCCTCCACCTCTTACTACACCCGCCTGATCACCAGTAAAGGGGTGCCGATCCCCGCGGTGACCGGAGCTTACAAATTCACCCTCACCGTGGATGGTGAAACCTACACAGACACCTTCAACGTGAACATCAACAACAAACTTCCAGCCATCACCGGGGTGACCGCAAAAGCTCTGAGCTTCAGTCAGGTTCTGGTCACCTGGAACGATGTGCCGGGAGCAGAATCCTACCTGCTGCGCATCTACAATGTCACCGACAACAAAATCCTGTCCTTTGCGTATGTGGATGACAGCCTGAACGACAGGGAAGTGACTTTCACCAACCTGACCCTGGATGCCAGCAAAGTCTACGAAATTGAACTCACGGCCTTCACCAGAACCCCGGATTCTGACCATTTTGAGGACGTGCTCACGGGAGATTTCCATTACTCCCAGATCGAACAGACCATCGTGATGCCCTGAGAGGCACCTGCAAAAAAGAGGATGGAGTCAAACCCATCCTCTTTTTTGTGAACCGGTCTTCAGAGAGGCCACCTGGGATCAACGGTTTTTTCGCTGTACTTCGCTGTGCCCACCGTGCATGTCACGGCATCCTGGGGTCATGTGTGGGATCGGCATACATGGGTGGGCAGCCCATGGTTTTCGCCTGTGGGCGCAGCTCAAAATGCCAGGGTTCATTCTGGTAGATCTGGCACAGCCCGTACCTGCTGCCGTGCCTTGAAAGCCAGAGGGCAGCAGAGGCAGGCCCGAGGTCCACGGCCTCGCCTGAGACGTGGGGGGAGGTGTCTGCTGTGGCCACCCAGCGTGCAGCTTCCCTTTCTGATCCGTACCTGCTGATGGCCTCCTCAAGCAACTGGTGCTGGTACTTGCGGGACCGCCATCCACTGTTCACCCCAAAAGTGACCCCTTCTTCAGCGGCATCTGCGGCTGCCTCGCGGAGTGCAGAGCGCAGTTGTGGGCGAAGCCTCACGACGGCAGGATGACGTCCATCAAACAGGGTCAGGTGCCCGTGCACCACCCCCTCTGCTTCACTGGAGGGGTCCTGGTGGAGCCCGGGGGAGGATGGGGAGGTGGATTCAGGAGCCTCTGACGGAACGGGAGTGGTCCATGGTGGAGAAAACCATCCTGTGGGCGCCGAGAGGAAAGCCACCAGGACAGCAAGAAGCCCTGTTCGGACCAGACGGGTGTGGGGGTGTGGGGCGCGTTCATTCATGCCTTCACTAAGCAAGAAAGGATGTTGCAGGCGTGTATGGGGATTTCGATATGCCCACGATATGCAGGTCCCGATAGAATGGAGCTCATGCGAGTGCTGATCGTCGAGGACGAAGCTTACCTGGCAGAGGCCATCCAGCAGGGCCTGCGTCTGGAGGCCATCGCTGCCGACATTGCCCTGGATGGGAACACGGCCCTGGAGCTGCTGGCCGTGAACATGTATGACATCCTGATTCTGGACCGAGACATTCCCGGTCCTTCCGGGGATGACATCGCCAGACGTGTGGTGAAATCCGGAAGTGGCCTGCCGATCCTGATGCTCACTGCTGCCACCCGACTGGACGACAAGGCGTCAGGGTTTGAACTCGGGGCTGATGACTACCTCACCAAGCCGTTTGAGCTGAAAGAACTGGTGCTCAGGCTCCGCGCCCTGAACCGCAGGCGTGCTCACAGCAGGCCCCCGGTGCAGGAGATGCTGGGTGTGAGGCTTGATCCATTTCGCCGGGAGGTGTACCGCGAGGGCCGCTACGTTCCATTGACCCGCAAGCAGTTTGCAGTGCTTGAGGCGCTCATGCTGGCCCAGGGCGGGGTGGTCAGTGCCGAGGAACTCCTGCACAGGGCCTGGGATGAGGGTGCCGATCCTTTCACCAATGCGGTGCGCATCACGGTTTCCGCCCTGCGCAAGCGGCTTGGGCAGCCCTCTTTGATCCAGACGGTGCCCGGGGTGGGTTACCGCATCCACAGGGGAGCAGACGCAGAAGGTGCGGAAGTGGATGGTGAATAGGCCACCCGGACTGAGCGTTCGCCTGAAACTGAAGTTGAGTTACGCCGGGTTCCTCATGCTGGCAGGCACCCTGCTGCTGGCGGTGGTGTGGGTGTTTCTGCTGCGTTACGTGCCCGAAAAAATCCACATTCAGGCCGTGCCCCAGACCGAACGTGTGGCCCCCTCCACGGGGCGACCCTTCCCGGATGCTCCGCGGTCTCTGTTCGTGCCCAACCGTTCGGATCTGGAAGAGGCATTTGTGCCAAAAGCGACCCTGGCACTGGTGTTCTTGCTGGTGTTTGGTCTGGTGGGCGGGTGGATTCTCGCAGGAAGAATGCTTTTTCCCCTGACCCGCATCACCCAGGCCACCCGACTGGCAGCAGAAGGGTCCCTCTCCCACCGCATTGCCCTGGAAGGCCCCTCAGATGAATTCCGTGAACTTGCGGATGCTTTTGATGGCATGCTCGAAAAACTTGAGGCCCACGTTGCCGAGCAGCGCAGGTTCGCCGCCAACGCCTCCCATGAACTGCGCACCCCCCTTTCTGTCACCCAGACCCTGCTGGAGGTGGCCCGCAAGGACCCTGGAAAGCTGGAAGGTGAGCTTGTGGAGCGCCTTCACGAGGTGAACCTGAGGGCCATCCACCTCACCGAAGCTTTGCTTCTGCTCAGTCAGGCAGACCAGAGGTCCTTCACCCGCGAAAGGGTAGACCTTTCTCTCATTGTGGAAGAAGCTTCCGAAACCCTCATCCCTCTGGCCGAGAAAA
The Deinococcus cellulosilyticus NBRC 106333 = KACC 11606 genome window above contains:
- a CDS encoding copper-translocating P-type ATPase, with product TQVPSPDPPQPDLHLHQHVHTAHGTHQGHAGHHEGHGPEMVQEMLVKGILSLILTVPAVLYSPIGESLGFHVMPPFGLSMEVFGFLLTTPVILWGGSLFTRSAWEALKHQEANMMTLIALGIWVSYLYSVAATFLFKGEVFYEAAAMLTTFSIAGHWLEMRARFSTGKAVEALLNLVPETARVVRGHQEFTVPLSEVKPGNTLVVKPGDRIPVDGQVTSGESYVDESMITGEPVPVLKKGGDTVAGGTVNKDGSFHMQAQKVGSDTALANIVRMVQDAQGSHAPAQRLADTAGRYLVYVALLAGLITFTVWMLLTGNVVFALTAAVSTIVITCPDALALATPTAITVGMGRAAREGVLFKTATHLENTATLNTVVFDKTGTLTEGKPSLTRVVALKGSEDEVLRLAASVDQHSDHPLARAIVEGAQAKNLPLLEASGFQNISGFGVEARLEGGTVRVGNVDLMLRASIPLQNTARMAEEASLQGETVMYVARGQHLIGLLGVSDQVRPEARRAVQELHRLGIKTVMLTGDSEHTARAVARQVGIDQVIAGVKPDQKRGRIQDLLHKDRKVAMVGDGINDAPALATATVGIAIGTGTDVAIETAGVVLLQDNPAAVPVAIRLARAVKGKIVQNLFWAAIYNVLAIPVAAGVLYPSLGLLLKPEWAALLMSISTVTVTLNAISLNRVQIKKA
- a CDS encoding DMT family transporter — encoded protein: MAWMQLMLAGVLETLATTFLKLSDGQKHLIPTVLFYLFMLCSVLLMAHTLQKLPMGTAYAVWTGVGAVGTTLVGTLWFGERCRGRRVFFLLLAATALVGLRLLP
- a CDS encoding response regulator transcription factor, translating into MRVLIVEDEAYLAEAIQQGLRLEAIAADIALDGNTALELLAVNMYDILILDRDIPGPSGDDIARRVVKSGSGLPILMLTAATRLDDKASGFELGADDYLTKPFELKELVLRLRALNRRRAHSRPPVQEMLGVRLDPFRREVYREGRYVPLTRKQFAVLEALMLAQGGVVSAEELLHRAWDEGADPFTNAVRITVSALRKRLGQPSLIQTVPGVGYRIHRGADAEGAEVDGE
- a CDS encoding M15 family metallopeptidase translates to MNERAPHPHTRLVRTGLLAVLVAFLSAPTGWFSPPWTTPVPSEAPESTSPSSPGLHQDPSSEAEGVVHGHLTLFDGRHPAVVRLRPQLRSALREAAADAAEEGVTFGVNSGWRSRKYQHQLLEEAISRYGSEREAARWVATADTSPHVSGEAVDLGPASAALWLSRHGSRYGLCQIYQNEPWHFELRPQAKTMGCPPMYADPTHDPRMP
- a CDS encoding sensor histidine kinase yields the protein MVNRPPGLSVRLKLKLSYAGFLMLAGTLLLAVVWVFLLRYVPEKIHIQAVPQTERVAPSTGRPFPDAPRSLFVPNRSDLEEAFVPKATLALVFLLVFGLVGGWILAGRMLFPLTRITQATRLAAEGSLSHRIALEGPSDEFRELADAFDGMLEKLEAHVAEQRRFAANASHELRTPLSVTQTLLEVARKDPGKLEGELVERLHEVNLRAIHLTEALLLLSQADQRSFTRERVDLSLIVEEASETLIPLAEKRGITLEVSGDVTPTPGSPLLLRQLVMNLMQNAIVHNLTAGGTVWVTTGRSSSGVMLSVENTGEVLSPEQVSTLVEPFVRGTGRIHSDHAGVGLGLAIARSITQAHDGRLSLTPRAAGGLHITVQLPSHPHERDKPEKGLRP
- a CDS encoding DMT family transporter; this encodes MNRAWLDLALAGVLEVVFTVALKLSSLHPPRHPLVLSWREGLAMLAAYLSFHLLSRALRHVPLGTAYLIWTGLGAAGTVLVGWVFFGEALSAARVGCIVVLLVAMMGLKTTSS
- a CDS encoding response regulator transcription factor; the protein is MKGISVTAKMWGVKVLIIDDEQKLGGLLAENLQEFGLEVKVWPTGEGALEQFHLFKPDLVVLDVMLPGVDGFTLCRKIRQESLTPIIMLTSRSAENDRIVGLELGADDYVVKPFSLRELVARVRTQLRRQEALRQVQASPGRRLSVLDCTVDLDGRTVQVKGAPVEVTRREFELLHCLMEHPGRVFTRNQLIERVWGGQFEGFDRSVDALVRRLKEHLGKGALLSGAIVAVRGVGYKLQP
- a CDS encoding Ig-like domain-containing protein — translated: MKSMQVYVLVSSVLALAACNPTTPAGPATSVVVSEAPGFKINAQTQLTATLKDKDGKVTSGNVTWTSSNPDVAVVDGQGRVTAKNFGTVKITATVNGISDSTNDTKTYGLRVLGGSSNTGQTAFMYKFRTRTGQKPANPTAPYRIDGPASWDDGVFTSNLTLNNASTSYYTRLITSKGVPIPAVTGAYKFTLTVDGETYTDTFNVNINNKLPAITGVTAKALSFSQVLVTWNDVPGAESYLLRIYNVTDNKILSFAYVDDSLNDREVTFTNLTLDASKVYEIELTAFTRTPDSDHFEDVLTGDFHYSQIEQTIVMP
- a CDS encoding sensor histidine kinase, giving the protein MKLRPPHPSEGRFSLRDSLLRSFLKVNLTLLGVLFLLLSLPPLGQRLFAESSEAHLKRLMKEARPIVQVLRELPRKQQMQVLEWLEPNQLSLDQRSRGSRELSMDIYSIDVSFFAGQDQVSLLEDGKVVWSQLLTPGDAPAGWPGQMQQGNAISTVNLSAWRERIKNMPDWLLNCSAGHTWITPLGEGRHLAITTLHVRKEWLGISSVVMYLLVLLGWFILMALPATLGALLVSGFFARREARTLSRPIEDLSNAAQKMASGDLHLQVPLSGPAELRQLGHDLSSLGESLSCTLQDLQNTLGQQRAFLQDISHDLRTPLSHVLAFSEDLSDRLEGSPLEQKITIIHHEAQALQRMLDDLFDLMRMESPAFRLHLETLNVGEVVQHSVEAFHQQARGQGVGLHAKLPEGPVLLHLDRVRLQQVLGHLLSNSLQHTPEKGHITVTLSEQDRWVTLMVRDTGRGIPAEHLPHVFERFYRAEPAAGGRHAGLGLTLCQQLVQQMGGTVSLKSTPGAGTEVTVNFPAARMKEVFTGTRQQPSDPPPSG